A window of Bacillus solimangrovi contains these coding sequences:
- a CDS encoding AAA family ATPase — protein MYHDKVATILENINKVIIGKQETALLSIMALLAGGHVLLEDVPGVGKTMLVRSIAKSFGTDFKRIQFTPDLLPSDITGASIYNAKENDFEFRPGPLMAHIVLADEINRTSPKTQAALLEAMEEQSVTVDSVTRQLPRPFFVMATQNPIDFEGTYPLPEAQLDRFLIKINMGYPEAEDEYVMLSRMEKKDPIQELTEVLTVEELVQLQMVAKQVHVNEEVKRYIVNLVRATREHTDVELGVSPRGSIALMQAAQAYALIVQREYVLPDDVQYLAPFVLSHRILLTPEAQFTNVTAVKLVNELLQKVEVPIVRRRTL, from the coding sequence ATGTACCATGATAAGGTTGCAACAATACTTGAAAATATAAATAAAGTGATTATTGGAAAGCAAGAAACAGCACTATTAAGTATAATGGCATTACTCGCGGGAGGTCATGTTCTGCTAGAGGATGTACCTGGGGTAGGTAAAACGATGCTTGTGCGTAGTATTGCTAAGTCATTCGGAACTGACTTTAAACGAATTCAATTTACTCCAGACTTATTACCTTCGGACATTACGGGTGCATCGATTTACAATGCGAAAGAGAATGATTTTGAATTTCGACCAGGTCCGTTAATGGCTCATATCGTTTTAGCGGATGAAATTAATCGTACTTCACCTAAGACGCAAGCCGCGTTACTCGAGGCAATGGAAGAGCAAAGTGTTACAGTCGATAGTGTAACAAGACAACTTCCAAGACCTTTCTTCGTGATGGCAACGCAAAATCCAATCGATTTTGAAGGAACATATCCACTACCAGAAGCACAACTTGATCGTTTCCTAATAAAAATTAACATGGGTTATCCAGAAGCTGAAGATGAATATGTCATGTTAAGTCGAATGGAAAAGAAAGACCCGATTCAAGAATTGACGGAAGTTCTAACCGTTGAAGAGTTAGTACAGTTACAAATGGTGGCGAAGCAGGTACATGTGAACGAAGAAGTAAAGCGTTATATTGTTAACTTAGTTCGAGCAACTCGTGAGCACACTGATGTTGAACTTGGAGTAAGTCCACGGGGATCGATTGCCTTAATGCAAGCGGCTCAAGCATATGCGCTTATTGTTCAAAGAGAGTATGTGTTACCAGATGATGTGCAATATTTAGCACCATTTGTGCTTAGTCATCGTATCTTACTTACACCAGAAGCTCAATTTACTAACGTAACGGCAGTAAAGTTAGTCAATGAGCTACTTCAGAAAGTTGAGGTTCCAATTGTAAGGAGACGTACTCTATAA